GCCCCGGCAGCCGTTCGTCATCAGGCTGACATCACTGTTGCCCAGCCATCCACCATCCATCACATTAAAACCGCCATGTCCAAAATAATTCCACAGCCCGGCCTGGTTATTAATGGCGCTGAGCAGCAGGGTGCGCGCGGTGCTGACGGGATACGTGGTGAGATAAATGCGCTGGAGCGACAACGAGGACGGCAGCAAGACGGCGGCGGCCTCGCTCGAAGCCGGGAAATCGCCGCCTTCATCCGGGTCGTCCGCCGTCAAGATGGCCCGCCGGGTCCAGTCGCCGCCGGCGTCCTGCTCATAGGCGATGATCCGCCCCACCATGGCGGACATGTCGGCAGACGTGGTGGCGGGAAGCCGGCCAATGGCCACCTCCGGCACCCCGTCATTGCCGGCCACATCGGCCAGGGCGTTATCCGAGGCAAAGAGATAGGTCGAAGTGGGGACCAGCAGGATGGGAACATGATTGACCGCCGTACCGGTATCATTCCGGTAATCGTACGTGCCCTTGCCGCCAAGCAGGACCGCGCGCGGGGGCAAACGCCAGTTACGGATGGCATGGGCCAGAAACGCCTGAATGGCTTGCGGCGTGACGTTGCCGTACCCGAACTCATCCGCAATCGCGCGGACTTCGATCATCCGGCCCACCCGGCCTTGGAGCGTTCGCCACTCGACCAAAGGCCGCAGGGCATTGGTTAGCGGCGAGGCGGTGATGACCAGGTAATCCGCCGCGTTGGTGGCGGATTTCAAACCGGGCGAATCCCATCCTTCGATGGCCACAGGCGATAGCAACGCCGAAGGGGAAAAGGCGTAGTAACGGTTCGTGGGGTTTGCCGGCGCGAACGTGAGCGCAAAGGTATTTCCGTCCGGCTCCACGCGGACGCATTTAATCTCCCGCAGCAACCGCGGATCACTCACCTCGGCCAGCCGGACCGCGCTGTTTGAAAAGCCGCGCATCGTGATCAGGTTATTCGTTTCGCCAACGCACCGCAGGCTTTCATGAACGGCGGTAAACCGGCGGCGATAGGCGACGTCGAAATAGTCGAGGTAGATATAGTCGGCGCTGACGGTGGCATTGCTGATGCCCAAAATGTTCGTTCCGGCCACCACCAATGCGGCGGGTACGCTGCAGGTGATGGCAAGCGGGTTTTTTCCGTCCCCGCTTCCCGAGCCGACCAACGTGTTGTTGATGAACACATCCGCCCGATGCGTCGTCAAGGACCCACCCAACAACTGCAGCACCACTGAAATGTCACCTGCCGGCGCCACCATCGCCTCGAGGGTGAAGGGGAATGTGCTCTTTTTATCGCCGCTATAGAAAGACTCCCAGACCCAGAAATCCACCGTGGGATCATTGCACGCAAACACCGCCCCGATCTTATCTTGCTCAAACCGGACGGTCTCGGGAAACGACTGCGGGTCCGGCACCGGGGCGGCGGGGGCCGGGCCGTCCAGCGGGGGGAGCACCAAGCCCCGGCCCCGTTCCAGCCAATAGACCGTCTGCGCGCTGTAGATGGTCTTGCCGCCCGGATGATAAAAGAGCAGCGCACTATCGTTGATG
Above is a window of Verrucomicrobiota bacterium DNA encoding:
- a CDS encoding C25 family cysteine peptidase gives rise to the protein MKPRHATWWCPSALRQRAPDGLALLLGWLLVPFVPAAPLCLSGPPMVVAQDNGLVILWRTGTELDVLGFHVHRLDGQGREARLNPQLLPAAVADGVGAIYRQRDTMGAAGYELGIVDLHGQESRVPCVRAAALPEWALALPALPPAELFERCAPPRLTISKAAAAQALPPAARLPKDASLADRERLKVTVAAPGLYRLTPDQLAAGLGMTVEEARGRLVDRQFRLTVGGQRLAWMTDINDSALLFYHPGGKTIYSAQTVYWLERGRGLVLPPLDGPAPAAPVPDPQSFPETVRFEQDKIGAVFACNDPTVDFWVWESFYSGDKKSTFPFTLEAMVAPAGDISVVLQLLGGSLTTHRADVFINNTLVGSGSGDGKNPLAITCSVPAALVVAGTNILGISNATVSADYIYLDYFDVAYRRRFTAVHESLRCVGETNNLITMRGFSNSAVRLAEVSDPRLLREIKCVRVEPDGNTFALTFAPANPTNRYYAFSPSALLSPVAIEGWDSPGLKSATNAADYLVITASPLTNALRPLVEWRTLQGRVGRMIEVRAIADEFGYGNVTPQAIQAFLAHAIRNWRLPPRAVLLGGKGTYDYRNDTGTAVNHVPILLVPTSTYLFASDNALADVAGNDGVPEVAIGRLPATTSADMSAMVGRIIAYEQDAGGDWTRRAILTADDPDEGGDFPASSEAAAVLLPSSLSLQRIYLTTYPVSTARTLLLSAINNQAGLWNYFGHGGFNVMDGGWLGNSDVSLMTNGCRGPVLLGMTCFIARHELPGYASLGETLMIQPNGGMAALWAPTGLSYDEPGPDHEQRCVAGTLPSRGATVGGGPADRLGGLRRQRRLERPAPDFHPVG